The DNA sequence TTGAGTGCGGATCCCAGGACCTGTGAAAGGGCGACACTCATAAAAGACGAGGCGACATAGGGCCGATCGTTGACGTACTGGTCGAGCAGGAACGACTGGTGATGTCCTTTGCCACGGACCATCCCCACCGGATCGACGTCCAGCAGCAGGCAGGCGGTGCACTGTTCCTGGGAAACCGTGGGATAAAACACGTGGGCGTTGCCGAAACTCAGATTGAAACTCTGAAAACGGTCCGGGTGTTTGTGGAGCAGATAGCTCAGATCGCTGGCGGGTTCGTGTGTCGTTGTGATGGATAAGAGCATGTTGGATTTCCAACCGTAGAGAATGATTCAATGTGCACTGTAAGTCACTATGTGAGCCTCGGTCAGGGTGGGAGGTTCGACTTTTTCTACGAGACGGCGTATGACTTTTTCCGGGACTGGCTGGGGACGCTGACTATTCTGTTTCAATATCGTTTCCAGCGACGGTTCCAGGTAGATCAGTTCGATACGGGCACCGTAGTCGGCGAAGAGCTGCAGCCAGCGTTTTCTGATCTGTCGGGACAGGTTAGTAGCGTTGAATGCGAAGTCAGCCTTGTTGCGTAAGAGTTCGCGACAGCGTTCCCTGGCCAGTTGGACGACTTCTCCCTGGTTGTCTGTTGGCTCAATACCCAGGTCATCGCGCACATCATCCAGGGAGACGACAGGCAGATCCGTGCGGTGCCGCGCGAGCCAGGTATCTTTTCCCGAGCCCGGCAGGCCGGAGAGCATTGTGACCGTGCAGTTGAATTCTTCGTGGGGCACATAATGCACGTTCGGTTCGGGGGAGTGATAAAACAGGAATCTCGCCTGATCGTTGGCGAACGGATAGGGCTGATCGAAGCAGTGCTGTTCCTCGGCGATCATTTTCCAGAATCGCAGGTGTTCTTCGGGACGCGACATGCTGTCGGTCGCCCGTCCGCGGGTATCAGCCAGGGCGAACAGGTAGAGCAGACGATGGTTGACCAGCCAGGAGAGGGAAATCACTTCCTGTTCCGGATTCGGTTTTTCCAGCAGAAAAGCGGGACGACCATGGTAGCGGACCAGTCGGCAGATGATTTCGCGGGTTTCCAGGTCGCAGCCCAGTCCGCGCAGAATATTTCTCGCCAGGTATTCTCCCTTCACGGCATGTTTAGGCGAACGCAGGCGGCCGGTTTCGGGATCGAGTTGCGTGGTCAGTGGTTTGGCGGCATCGTGCAGGAGTGCGGTGAAGATCAGGATGGACTGTTCCCGGTTTGACAGGGTCGCCCACTCACTGAGTTCCGGCAACTGG is a window from the Gimesia benthica genome containing:
- a CDS encoding AAA family ATPase; the encoded protein is MNWQTLTTSTLEEILHWAATQPWCQAMSDCAQDAQWHAEGDVWTHTQLVCRQLPELSEWATLSNREQSILIFTALLHDAAKPLTTQLDPETGRLRSPKHAVKGEYLARNILRGLGCDLETREIICRLVRYHGRPAFLLEKPNPEQEVISLSWLVNHRLLYLFALADTRGRATDSMSRPEEHLRFWKMIAEEQHCFDQPYPFANDQARFLFYHSPEPNVHYVPHEEFNCTVTMLSGLPGSGKDTWLARHRTDLPVVSLDDVRDDLGIEPTDNQGEVVQLARERCRELLRNKADFAFNATNLSRQIRKRWLQLFADYGARIELIYLEPSLETILKQNSQRPQPVPEKVIRRLVEKVEPPTLTEAHIVTYSAH